CCAAGGTCAACCGATTGAAGAATCGGTCGAGACGATGGTCTCGAAAGCGTTGCTCGGTGGCTTGTTCGCCATCTTGATCATTCTCGTGTTCCTTCGTAACTTCCGCTCGACGATTATTGCGGTCATCTCGATTCCGCTCTCGCTCCTTATGGCATTGATCGTCTTGAAACAGCTCGACATCACGCTTAACATCATGACGCTCGGCGCGATGACCGTCGCCATCGGACGCGTCGTCGACGACTCCATCGTCGTCATTGAGAACATTTACCGCCGCCTCACCCGTCCGAACGAAACGTTGCGAGGCAAAGAACTGATTATCGCCTCGACGAAAGAAGTGTTCATTCCGATCGCGTCGTCGACGATCGTCACAATCGCTGTCTTCTTGCCGCTCGGGTTCGTCACTGGCTTCGTCGGTGAGCTGTTCTTACCGTTCGCCTTGACCGTCGTCTTCGCCTTGCTCGCGTCATTACTCGTCGCGATCACGGTCGTACCGATGATGGCCGACTCGTTCTTTAAGAACCGCGATAAATTGAAACCAGAAGAAGGACCAGGGAAGCTCGCGCAATGGTATCGTGGTGTCCTCAACTGGTCGCTCAACCATAAACTCGTCGTCTTCGGTCTCGCGACAGCACTCTTAATCGGAAGTTTCGCCCTCGTCCCAGCCATCGGGGTCAACTTCTTGAACCAAGAGTCGGAGAAGACGCTTTACGTCACGTTCGACCCAGAACCGGGCCAAACACTTGACGATTCGATTGCGGCAGCTGAAATCGCCGAAACTTATTTCATGGAAGAGCAAGCAGACGCGACCGACGTCCAATTCACGGTCGGTGGCGAGAACCCGCTCAACCCGGGGAACAACAAACAAGGGATTTTCATCGTCCAGTATGACCCGGACACAGAAGATTTCGCTGACGTCAAAATCGCTGACGTCGAACGCTTGAACGAACTCGCTACAGGCGGGGAATGGAAAGAGCAAGACTTCGCCGGCGGCGCCGGCACGAGTGGCGTGACGTACAACGTCTATGCCAACTCGCTCGAAGATCTAGAAGCCATCGTCCCGACATTCATCGAGACGATTGAAGAAGAGACGGATTACGTCCGTCAAGCGACGTCCGATCTTCGCGAATCTTACGTGCAGTACACGTTCAACGTCGACCAGCAAGCTACTGCTGAGGCAGGCGTCTCGGCCGCTCAGCTCGCCCAGACGATTGGACAGTTCCAAGCGCAAGAAAGCCCGCTTTCGACCGTGACGATCGATGACAAGCAACTCGATGTCATCATCCCGACAGAACAAGTCACGTACGACAGCATCGAAGAGTTGCAAGAACAAGAAGTGACGACGCCGTTCGGCCCTCGGCCAATCTCGGACTTCATCGAAGTCGAGGAAGGTACGACACCGGATACGCTCGTCCAACGCGACGGGAAGCTCCTCGCTCGCGTCAACGTCGAGCTCAGCACGGACAAAGCGACGGAAGCTTCGGCTGCTATCGAAGAACGTGTGTCTGACATCGAGCTCCCGACTGGTGTCTCGTATGACGTCGGTGGGGTCACTGAACAGATTCAAGAATCGTTCACCCAGCTCGGTCTCGCCATGCTCGCGGCCGTCGCCATCGTCTACTTGGTGCTCGTTATCACGTTCGGTGGTGCCGTTACGCCTTTCGTCGTCCTGTTCTCGCTCCCTTACGCGATTATCGGGGGACTTGTCGCTCTCCTCATCACAGGCGAAACGATTTCGGTATCTGCCTTAATCGGTGCGCTCATGTTGATCGGAATCGTTGTCACGAACGCCATCGTCTTGATTGACCGCGTCATTCATAAAGAAGCGGCCGGTCTCTCGACACGCGATGCCTTGCTCGAAGCAGCCGGTACGCGTCTCCGTCCGATCCTCATGACGGCGCTCGCGACGATTGGTGCCCTCGCACCGCTCGCCCTCGGCCTTGAAGGCGGCGCCTTGATCTCGAAAGGTCTCGGTGTGACCGTCATCGGCGGATTGACGAGTTCGACGCTGTTGACGCTCCTCATCGTCCCAATCGTGTATGAGTTCTTCGCGCGGTTCCGTAAAAATAAAGAAGTGTAACGGAAAAGAGAGTTGACCTAAACAGGATCGACTCTCTTTTTTGTGTTCAATGGCATTGCATGATGATTTCGGTTTCTTCAAACCGTTTGGCTCGGAGCGCTTCGGTCGGGATGAGGAAATAAAGGATGCCGGCGTCACCGAACATGATGTCGAGTTCTTCGCTTGAATCCATTTGGAAAAGGAGGAACGGATCGCTGAAACGGTCACCGTACGTATCTTCCACTTCTTCGAACACATCGTTTTGCACTTCGTCCGGATGTCCGCCGATCGCGTGCACCTCGCCTTCATCGAACAACTCTTCTAAGGCGATGTACTCGTCTTC
This sequence is a window from Exiguobacterium mexicanum. Protein-coding genes within it:
- a CDS encoding efflux RND transporter permease subunit — its product is MQKITSFSVNNKFAVWLMTIILTAAGIFAGLTMKLETLPDITTPTVSVTTIYPGASPEQVLDEVSTVLEERLKSLNGVEQVRSSSFQNASNIQIDYDFSTDMEEAEQLVKDALSNVELPEAVQDPQVSRLSFDAFPVIGAAVSDESLDLAELTKLVEDELQPALEGVEGAQTVQIAGQEIRRVELQFDEEALAEYNLTEDTVKQLIQANDARIALGLYELGDTEQAVVIDGKSETLEAFRDLQIPYSPAQTEQPVPGAPTELPTGETPQVPTEVPGAVPPANIPTTVPTVALSELATIEDRGIEESISRSNGERSIGIQVTKTQDANTVDVVNAVKDVLADFEADYDTAKVSVTLDQGQPIEESVETMVSKALLGGLFAILIILVFLRNFRSTIIAVISIPLSLLMALIVLKQLDITLNIMTLGAMTVAIGRVVDDSIVVIENIYRRLTRPNETLRGKELIIASTKEVFIPIASSTIVTIAVFLPLGFVTGFVGELFLPFALTVVFALLASLLVAITVVPMMADSFFKNRDKLKPEEGPGKLAQWYRGVLNWSLNHKLVVFGLATALLIGSFALVPAIGVNFLNQESEKTLYVTFDPEPGQTLDDSIAAAEIAETYFMEEQADATDVQFTVGGENPLNPGNNKQGIFIVQYDPDTEDFADVKIADVERLNELATGGEWKEQDFAGGAGTSGVTYNVYANSLEDLEAIVPTFIETIEEETDYVRQATSDLRESYVQYTFNVDQQATAEAGVSAAQLAQTIGQFQAQESPLSTVTIDDKQLDVIIPTEQVTYDSIEELQEQEVTTPFGPRPISDFIEVEEGTTPDTLVQRDGKLLARVNVELSTDKATEASAAIEERVSDIELPTGVSYDVGGVTEQIQESFTQLGLAMLAAVAIVYLVLVITFGGAVTPFVVLFSLPYAIIGGLVALLITGETISVSALIGALMLIGIVVTNAIVLIDRVIHKEAAGLSTRDALLEAAGTRLRPILMTALATIGALAPLALGLEGGALISKGLGVTVIGGLTSSTLLTLLIVPIVYEFFARFRKNKEV